Proteins from one Bacteroides zhangwenhongii genomic window:
- the nqrE gene encoding NADH:ubiquinone reductase (Na(+)-transporting) subunit E yields MEHLLSLFVRSIFVDNMIFAFFLGMCSYLAVSKNVKTAVGLGIAVTFVLLVTLPVNYLLQTKVLAANAIIEGVDLSFLSFILFIAVIAGIVQLVEMVVERFSPSLYASLGIFLPLIAVNCAIMGASLFMQQRINLGPSDPKYIGDIWDALSYALGSGIGWLLAIVGLAAIREKMAYSDVPAPLKGLGITFITVGLMAIAFMCFSGLNI; encoded by the coding sequence ATGGAACATTTATTAAGCTTATTCGTCCGCTCTATCTTTGTGGACAACATGATATTCGCGTTCTTCTTGGGTATGTGTTCATACCTGGCTGTATCGAAGAATGTGAAGACTGCCGTAGGACTGGGTATCGCCGTGACTTTCGTGTTGCTGGTGACGCTTCCGGTCAACTATCTGTTGCAGACTAAGGTGCTGGCTGCCAACGCTATCATCGAAGGTGTCGACCTTAGTTTCTTGAGTTTTATTCTTTTCATTGCCGTTATTGCCGGTATCGTGCAATTGGTGGAGATGGTGGTGGAACGTTTCAGCCCTTCGCTCTACGCTTCATTGGGTATCTTCCTTCCGCTGATTGCCGTTAACTGTGCTATCATGGGTGCTTCTCTGTTTATGCAACAACGTATCAACCTCGGTCCGAGCGATCCGAAATATATCGGTGACATCTGGGACGCTCTTTCATACGCGTTGGGTTCGGGTATCGGTTGGCTGCTGGCTATCGTTGGTCTGGCTGCTATCCGTGAGAAGATGGCTTACTCTGATGTGCCTGCTCCGTTGAAGGGTCTGGGTATCACATTTATCACAGTAGGTCTGATGGCAATCGCATTTATGTGTTTCTCTGGTTTGAACATCTAA
- a CDS encoding nitroreductase family protein produces MKTNEILENIKARRSVRAYTEQQVPEEDLQAILEAATYAPSGMHLETWHFTAIQNVSKLAELNERIKGAFAKSDDVRLQERARNKAYCCYYHAPTLVIVSNEPTQWWAGMDCACAIENMFLAAQSLGIGSCWINQLGTTCDDPEVREFITALGVPVSHKVYGCVALGYGDPKIPMKEKKVKADTVTIVK; encoded by the coding sequence ATGAAAACAAATGAAATTTTAGAAAACATCAAGGCGCGCCGTAGCGTGCGTGCTTATACGGAGCAACAAGTTCCGGAAGAAGATTTGCAGGCAATCCTGGAGGCTGCAACGTATGCTCCGAGTGGAATGCATTTGGAAACATGGCATTTCACTGCTATTCAGAATGTCAGTAAACTGGCAGAACTAAATGAACGCATAAAAGGAGCTTTTGCTAAAAGTGATGATGTCCGTTTGCAGGAACGTGCCCGCAATAAGGCTTATTGCTGTTACTATCATGCCCCGACTTTGGTAATCGTTTCTAACGAACCTACTCAATGGTGGGCGGGTATGGATTGCGCTTGTGCAATAGAGAATATGTTTTTGGCTGCACAGTCTTTAGGTATCGGCTCTTGTTGGATCAATCAGTTAGGTACGACTTGTGATGATCCCGAAGTACGTGAATTTATCACTGCATTGGGAGTACCGGTTAGTCATAAAGTATACGGCTGTGTTGCGTTAGGATATGGCGATCCGAAGATTCCAATGAAAGAGAAGAAGGTAAAAGCGGATACTGTAACTATTGTTAAGTAG
- a CDS encoding DEAD/DEAH box helicase: MLEKNEIIQSALHNLKIEELNPMQEASLEQATGRKDVILLSPTGSGKTLAYLLPLLLTLKPDNGNVQVLILVPSRELALQIDSVFKAMGTAWKTCCCYGGHPIAEEKKSISGNHPAIIIGTPGRITDHLSKGNFNPETIETLIIDEFDKSLEFGFHDEMAEIITQLPGLKKRMLLSATDAEEIPEFTGLNRTVRLNFLPDAADEQESRLKLMKVLSPAKDKVDTLYNLLCTLGSSSSIVFCNHRDAVDRVQKLLADKKLFAERFHGGMEQPDRERALYKFRNGSCHVLISTDLAARGLDIPEIEHIIHYHLPVNEEAFTHRNGRTARWDATGTSYLILHAEEKLPAYIPEDMETVALPENPPRPPKSVWSTIYIGKGKKEKLSKMDIAGFLYKKGNLTREDVGAIDVKEHYAFVAVRRAKVKQLLNLIQGEKIKGVKTIIEEAK, translated from the coding sequence ATGTTAGAGAAAAATGAAATTATACAGTCAGCCCTTCACAACCTGAAGATTGAAGAGTTGAATCCGATGCAGGAAGCGTCACTGGAACAGGCTACCGGAAGGAAAGACGTTATCTTGTTGTCGCCGACCGGCTCGGGAAAGACACTTGCCTATTTGTTGCCTTTATTGCTCACACTAAAACCTGACAATGGCAATGTACAGGTTTTGATTCTGGTTCCTTCACGTGAGCTGGCTCTGCAGATTGATAGTGTATTTAAGGCAATGGGAACTGCTTGGAAGACCTGTTGTTGCTACGGCGGACATCCTATCGCGGAAGAAAAGAAGAGTATATCAGGCAATCATCCCGCTATTATTATCGGTACTCCGGGACGTATTACCGACCATCTGTCTAAAGGAAATTTCAATCCCGAAACGATTGAAACTTTGATCATCGATGAATTTGATAAATCATTAGAATTCGGTTTCCATGATGAGATGGCGGAGATTATCACGCAACTGCCCGGATTGAAAAAGCGGATGTTGCTTTCTGCAACCGACGCAGAGGAGATTCCGGAATTTACAGGGCTGAACCGTACAGTCAGACTGAACTTCTTGCCGGATGCTGCCGACGAACAGGAGTCCCGTTTGAAATTGATGAAAGTACTTTCTCCGGCAAAAGATAAAGTTGATACTTTATACAATCTGCTTTGCACATTGGGAAGCAGTTCGAGCATTGTTTTCTGCAATCATCGGGATGCGGTGGATCGTGTGCAAAAACTGCTGGCGGATAAGAAACTGTTTGCCGAACGTTTTCATGGCGGTATGGAACAGCCGGATCGTGAGCGGGCATTATATAAGTTCCGTAACGGCAGTTGCCATGTGTTGATATCTACAGACTTGGCTGCCCGTGGACTGGATATTCCGGAGATTGAGCACATCATCCACTATCACTTGCCCGTGAATGAGGAAGCCTTTACGCATCGGAACGGGCGTACGGCACGTTGGGACGCTACCGGAACTTCTTATTTGATTCTTCATGCCGAAGAAAAACTCCCTGCCTATATCCCGGAAGATATGGAAACCGTCGCATTGCCTGAAAATCCACCCCGTCCGCCCAAATCTGTTTGGAGTACTATATATATAGGTAAGGGCAAGAAGGAAAAACTAAGCAAAATGGACATTGCCGGATTCTTGTATAAGAAAGGTAATCTGACTCGTGAAGATGTAGGAGCGATAGATGTGAAAGAGCATTATGCTTTTGTCGCTGTCCGGCGTGCAAAGGTCAAACAACTCCTGAATCTGATTCAAGGCGAGAAGATAAAAGGTGTGAAAACCATTATTGAGGAGGCAAAGTAG
- a CDS encoding DUF3791 domain-containing protein produces MDKKEQDIAYFLSFCIEQYKNEKRMTGTEAMNFLNRYGVLEYLAEHFEILHTQSRQWILADIDEFIKIRTNEEK; encoded by the coding sequence ATGGATAAAAAGGAACAAGATATAGCTTACTTCTTGTCGTTTTGTATTGAGCAATATAAAAACGAAAAAAGAATGACCGGTACAGAAGCAATGAACTTTCTGAATCGTTATGGCGTGTTGGAATATCTTGCTGAACACTTTGAGATATTGCATACTCAGAGCCGACAATGGATTCTTGCCGATATTGATGAATTTATCAAAATAAGAACAAACGAAGAAAAATGA
- the nqrF gene encoding NADH:ubiquinone reductase (Na(+)-transporting) subunit F yields the protein MDMNLILASIGVFLVVILLLVVILLVAKNFLVPSGDVKLTINGEKELEVASGSTLLNTLSVNGIFLSSACGGKGSCGQCKCQVLEGGGEILPSEIPHFSRKQQQDHWRLGCQVKVKGDMSIKIDESILGVKEWECEVISNKNVATFIKEFIVALPKDEHMDFIPGSYAQIKIPKFSMDYDKDIDKSLIGDEYLPAWEKFGLMGLKCRNDEETIRAYSMANYPAEGDRIMLTVRIATPPFKPKDQGPGFMDVMPGIASSYIFTLKPGDKVIMSGPYGDFHPIFNSDKEMMWIGGGAGMAPLRAQIMHLTKTLHTTDRKMSYFYGARALNEVFYLEDFLQIEKDFPNFSFHLALDRPDPAADAAGVKYTPGFVHNVIYETYLKNHEAPEDIEYYMCGPGPMSKAVEKMLDDLGVPAQNLMFDNFGG from the coding sequence ATGGATATGAATTTAATATTAGCGAGCATTGGGGTATTCCTTGTGGTTATTCTCTTGCTTGTGGTTATCCTGTTGGTTGCCAAGAACTTCCTGGTGCCGTCAGGTGACGTGAAACTGACAATTAATGGCGAAAAGGAACTGGAAGTGGCTTCCGGCTCTACTTTGCTGAATACGCTGTCTGTGAATGGCATATTCCTGTCATCCGCTTGTGGTGGTAAGGGTTCTTGCGGACAGTGCAAATGCCAGGTGCTCGAAGGTGGTGGAGAGATCCTTCCTTCGGAAATTCCTCACTTCAGCCGCAAACAGCAGCAAGATCATTGGCGTCTGGGCTGCCAGGTGAAAGTGAAAGGGGATATGTCTATCAAGATTGATGAGTCTATACTTGGCGTAAAAGAGTGGGAGTGCGAGGTTATCTCCAACAAGAACGTGGCTACATTTATCAAAGAGTTTATCGTTGCTTTGCCTAAGGATGAACACATGGACTTTATTCCGGGTTCTTATGCGCAGATCAAGATTCCTAAATTCTCAATGGACTATGACAAGGATATTGATAAGAGTCTGATCGGTGACGAATACTTGCCTGCATGGGAGAAATTCGGTCTGATGGGATTGAAATGTAGAAATGACGAAGAGACGATTCGTGCCTATTCTATGGCGAACTATCCTGCCGAAGGTGACCGTATCATGTTGACAGTACGTATCGCTACTCCTCCGTTCAAACCGAAAGATCAGGGACCTGGATTTATGGATGTGATGCCGGGTATCGCTTCTTCTTATATCTTTACCCTGAAACCGGGTGACAAGGTAATCATGAGTGGTCCTTACGGAGACTTCCACCCGATCTTCAATTCCGACAAGGAAATGATGTGGATCGGTGGTGGTGCCGGTATGGCTCCGTTGCGTGCGCAAATCATGCACTTGACGAAGACGTTGCATACTACCGACCGCAAGATGTCTTACTTCTATGGTGCCCGTGCCTTGAACGAAGTGTTCTACTTGGAAGACTTCCTGCAAATCGAAAAGGATTTCCCGAACTTCTCATTCCATCTGGCACTTGACCGTCCGGATCCTGCTGCCGATGCCGCAGGTGTGAAGTATACTCCGGGATTCGTTCATAATGTGATTTATGAAACTTACTTGAAGAATCACGAAGCTCCTGAAGATATTGAATACTATATGTGTGGTCCTGGCCCGATGTCGAAAGCCGTTGAGAAAATGCTCGACGATCTCGGTGTTCCGGCACAGAACTTGATGTTCGATAACTTCGGAGGATAG
- a CDS encoding HpaII family restriction endonuclease, protein MAFEATKKEWCELYTFFRLLADGRVALGTAEAKAGDIFWPVAMIQREEHDGTRRYYIEEETIRIEGETGVKTMPREDFGIVADLILKAVKSSSENDVTSPDGVEEFLDEAAIFDLEAKTEDRTDFSIAFWHSEAPLRGFNVRSRLSAMNPLLDGGRAANLKLEQTGIKFATPTVNKINALPESPNEVAERMMMIERLGGVLKYSDVADRVFRSNLLMIDLHFPRVLTEMVRIMHLDGISRVSELTEVIKQMNPLKIKDELINKHKFYEFKIKQFLMALALGMRPAKIYTGLDSAVEGILLVDGNGDVLCYHKSEKQVMEDFLFLNTRFEKGSLEKDKYGFLERENGVYYFKLNAKIGLVKR, encoded by the coding sequence ATGGCATTCGAAGCAACTAAAAAAGAATGGTGTGAACTTTATACTTTCTTCCGTTTGTTGGCGGACGGGAGAGTAGCGTTAGGCACGGCGGAAGCAAAGGCAGGAGATATATTCTGGCCTGTTGCAATGATTCAGAGGGAAGAGCACGACGGGACACGTCGGTATTATATTGAGGAAGAGACGATTCGCATCGAAGGGGAAACAGGAGTTAAAACTATGCCTCGTGAAGATTTCGGTATCGTAGCGGACTTGATACTGAAAGCGGTTAAATCCTCTTCGGAAAACGATGTGACCTCTCCGGATGGAGTAGAAGAGTTTCTGGATGAAGCGGCTATCTTCGACTTGGAGGCAAAAACGGAGGATCGCACCGATTTCTCCATTGCATTCTGGCATTCGGAAGCGCCTTTGAGAGGATTTAATGTCCGTTCGCGGTTGAGTGCCATGAATCCATTGTTGGATGGAGGGCGTGCGGCGAATCTTAAGCTGGAGCAGACCGGGATTAAATTTGCTACTCCGACAGTAAACAAGATCAATGCTTTGCCGGAGAGCCCTAATGAAGTTGCCGAGCGTATGATGATGATCGAACGTTTGGGAGGAGTGCTTAAATATTCGGATGTGGCCGACCGTGTATTTCGTAGCAATCTTTTGATGATTGATTTGCATTTCCCGCGTGTACTGACAGAGATGGTTCGTATAATGCACCTTGACGGCATATCACGTGTGAGTGAGTTGACGGAGGTTATCAAACAGATGAATCCGCTGAAGATCAAGGATGAACTGATAAACAAGCATAAGTTCTATGAATTTAAAATAAAGCAATTTCTGATGGCATTGGCATTGGGAATGCGTCCTGCAAAGATCTATACCGGGCTGGATTCGGCAGTGGAAGGCATTCTGCTGGTAGATGGTAATGGAGATGTGCTTTGCTACCATAAATCCGAGAAACAAGTGATGGAAGATTTCTTGTTTCTGAATACTCGTTTCGAAAAAGGATCTTTGGAGAAGGATAAATACGGATTTTTGGAGAGGGAGAATGGAGTCTATTATTTCAAACTAAACGCAAAGATCGGATTGGTCAAACGGTAG
- a CDS encoding DUF1015 domain-containing protein: MAIIKPFKGIRPPQDLVEQVASRPYDVLNSEEARVEAEGNEKSLYHIIKPEIDFPVGTDEHDERVYAKAAENFQLFQDKGWLVQDGKENYYIYAQTMNGKTQYGLVVGAYVPDYMNGVIKKHELTRRDKEEDRMKHVRVNNANIEPVFFAYPDNDKLDAIIKKYTAEKPVYDFIAPGDGFGHTFWIVDREEDIARITEEFAKMPALYIADGHHRSAAAALVGAEKAKQNPNHRGDEEYNYFMAVCFPANQLTIIDYNRVVKDLNGLTPGQFLDALGKNFIVEEKGTDIYKPSGLHNFSLYLDSKWYSLTAKAGTYNDNDPIGVLDVTISSNLILDEILGIKDLRSDKRIDFVGGIRGLGELKKRVDSGEMKVALALYPVSMKQLMDIADTGNIMPPKTTWFEPKLRSGLVIHKLD; the protein is encoded by the coding sequence ATGGCAATAATTAAACCTTTTAAGGGCATTCGTCCTCCGCAGGACCTGGTAGAGCAGGTCGCTTCACGTCCTTACGACGTATTGAACTCCGAAGAAGCCCGCGTAGAAGCGGAAGGTAACGAAAAGTCTCTTTATCATATCATTAAACCGGAGATTGATTTCCCGGTAGGTACAGACGAGCATGATGAGCGTGTGTATGCCAAAGCTGCAGAAAATTTCCAACTGTTTCAGGATAAAGGCTGGTTGGTGCAGGATGGCAAGGAAAACTATTATATTTATGCCCAGACCATGAACGGGAAAACCCAATATGGATTGGTAGTCGGTGCATACGTTCCCGATTATATGAATGGGGTGATTAAAAAGCATGAACTTACCCGCCGTGACAAAGAGGAAGACCGTATGAAGCACGTTCGTGTGAATAATGCCAACATCGAGCCTGTTTTCTTCGCTTATCCTGATAATGACAAGTTGGACGCAATCATCAAGAAGTATACGGCAGAAAAACCTGTCTACGACTTCATCGCTCCGGGTGACGGCTTCGGTCATACTTTCTGGATTGTTGACCGGGAGGAAGACATTGCCCGTATTACCGAAGAATTTGCTAAAATGCCGGCTCTTTATATTGCTGACGGCCATCATCGTTCCGCCGCCGCTGCATTGGTCGGTGCAGAAAAGGCGAAGCAGAATCCGAACCATCGTGGCGATGAAGAGTACAACTACTTTATGGCTGTCTGTTTCCCTGCCAACCAACTGACCATTATCGATTATAATCGTGTAGTGAAAGATCTTAACGGGTTGACTCCCGGACAATTCCTTGATGCGTTAGGCAAAAACTTTATCGTAGAAGAAAAAGGGACGGATATCTACAAGCCTTCCGGTTTGCACAACTTCTCTCTTTATCTGGATAGCAAATGGTACAGCTTGACAGCTAAAGCAGGCACATATAATGACAATGATCCTATCGGTGTGTTGGACGTTACTATCTCTTCCAATTTGATTTTAGATGAGATTTTGGGAATCAAGGATTTACGCTCGGATAAACGCATCGACTTTGTGGGGGGTATCCGTGGCTTGGGAGAGCTCAAGAAGCGTGTGGATAGCGGTGAAATGAAAGTGGCTTTAGCGCTTTATCCCGTATCCATGAAACAGTTGATGGATATTGCCGATACTGGTAATATCATGCCACCGAAAACCACTTGGTTTGAACCCAAACTCCGTTCGGGACTTGTGATTCATAAGTTGGATTAA
- the serC gene encoding 3-phosphoserine/phosphohydroxythreonine transaminase → MKKHNFNAGPSILPREVIEDTAKAILDFNGSGLSLMEISHRAKDFQPVVDEAEALFKELLNIPEGYSVLFLGGGASMEFCMVPYNFLEKKAAYLNTGVWAKKAMKEAKGFGEVVEVASSAEATYTYIPKDYTIPADADYFHITTNNTIYGTELKKDLDSPVPMVADMSSDIFSRPIDVSKYICIYGGAQKNLAPAGVTFVIVKNDAVGKVSRYIPTMLNYQTHIDGGSMFNTPPVVPIYAALLTLRWIKAQGGVKEMERRAIEKADMLYAEIDRNKMFVGTAAKEDRSRMNICFVMAPEYKDLEADFLKFATEKGMVGIKGHRSVGGFRASCYNAMPKESVQALIDCMQEFEKLH, encoded by the coding sequence ATGAAAAAGCATAATTTCAATGCAGGACCTTCCATTCTTCCGCGTGAGGTGATAGAGGATACAGCGAAGGCTATTTTAGATTTCAACGGCTCTGGTCTCTCTTTGATGGAAATCAGCCACCGCGCCAAAGACTTCCAACCTGTGGTTGACGAAGCAGAGGCATTATTCAAGGAATTACTTAATATCCCCGAAGGCTATTCGGTACTGTTCCTGGGTGGAGGTGCTAGTATGGAGTTCTGCATGGTTCCTTATAACTTCCTGGAAAAAAAGGCTGCTTATCTGAACACAGGTGTGTGGGCTAAAAAAGCGATGAAAGAAGCTAAAGGATTTGGTGAGGTTGTAGAAGTTGCTTCCTCTGCTGAAGCTACATATACTTATATCCCCAAAGATTATACAATCCCGGCAGATGCAGATTATTTCCACATTACTACTAACAACACCATTTACGGTACAGAATTAAAGAAAGATCTTGATTCTCCGGTTCCTATGGTTGCCGATATGTCTTCTGACATTTTCTCACGTCCGATTGACGTTTCCAAATATATCTGTATTTATGGTGGTGCACAGAAGAACCTGGCTCCTGCCGGTGTGACATTCGTAATTGTGAAGAATGACGCTGTGGGCAAGGTTTCCCGCTACATCCCGACAATGTTGAATTATCAGACTCACATTGATGGCGGTTCTATGTTCAATACTCCTCCTGTTGTGCCTATCTACGCTGCATTGCTGACTTTGCGCTGGATCAAAGCACAGGGTGGTGTGAAAGAAATGGAACGTCGTGCTATCGAAAAAGCTGATATGTTGTATGCAGAAATCGACCGTAATAAAATGTTCGTGGGTACTGCCGCTAAGGAAGACCGTTCACGCATGAACATCTGTTTCGTAATGGCTCCCGAATACAAAGACCTCGAAGCCGACTTCTTGAAGTTTGCTACTGAAAAAGGTATGGTAGGTATCAAGGGACACCGTTCGGTAGGTGGTTTCCGCGCATCTTGCTATAACGCTATGCCGAAAGAAAGCGTGCAGGCATTGATCGATTGTATGCAGGAATTTGAGAAACTTCATTAA
- a CDS encoding NAD(P)-dependent oxidoreductase, whose product MKVLVATEKPFAKVAVDGIRKEIEAAGYELALLEKYTDKAQLLDAVKDANAIIIRSDIIDAEVLDAAKELKIVVRAGAGYDNVDLAAATAHNVCVMNTPGQNSNAVAELALGMMVYAVRNFYNGTSGTELMGKKLGIHAYGNVGRNVARVAKGFGMEVYAYDAFCPKEVIEKDGVKALDSAEELYKTCQVVSLHIPATAETKNSINYALLKDMPKGAMLVNTARKEVINEAELIKLMEERADFKYITDIMPAANAEFAEKFAGRYFSTPKKMGAQTAEANINAGIAAAKQIVGFLKDGCEKFRVNK is encoded by the coding sequence ATGAAAGTACTTGTAGCTACTGAGAAACCGTTTGCTAAAGTTGCAGTAGACGGTATTCGTAAAGAAATAGAAGCAGCCGGATACGAGCTTGCTTTACTTGAGAAATATACAGATAAGGCCCAGTTGCTGGATGCAGTGAAAGATGCGAATGCCATTATTATCCGTAGTGATATCATTGACGCGGAAGTGCTTGATGCCGCTAAAGAACTGAAGATTGTAGTTCGTGCCGGTGCCGGCTACGATAACGTGGATCTGGCCGCTGCCACTGCCCACAATGTATGTGTGATGAACACTCCGGGACAGAACTCGAATGCTGTTGCCGAACTGGCTTTGGGTATGATGGTATATGCTGTCCGCAACTTCTACAACGGTACTTCCGGTACAGAATTGATGGGTAAGAAACTGGGTATTCACGCTTATGGAAACGTAGGTCGTAACGTAGCCCGCGTTGCCAAAGGTTTTGGAATGGAAGTGTATGCTTACGATGCATTCTGCCCGAAAGAAGTAATCGAGAAAGACGGTGTGAAAGCGCTGGATTCTGCAGAAGAACTCTATAAGACTTGCCAAGTAGTGTCATTGCATATCCCTGCAACTGCCGAAACGAAGAATTCTATCAATTATGCTTTGTTGAAGGATATGCCGAAAGGTGCGATGTTGGTCAATACTGCCCGTAAGGAAGTTATCAATGAGGCTGAGCTGATTAAATTGATGGAGGAACGTGCCGACTTCAAATATATCACAGATATTATGCCTGCCGCTAATGCGGAATTTGCAGAGAAGTTTGCCGGACGTTATTTCTCTACTCCGAAGAAGATGGGAGCGCAGACGGCCGAAGCCAATATCAATGCCGGTATTGCTGCCGCTAAACAGATTGTAGGCTTCTTGAAGGACGGTTGCGAAAAATTCCGTGTGAATAAATAA
- a CDS encoding C39 family peptidase, translating into MISRLLLLFLVWNGVQAYAQEAQKFAPNNIPVPWYSQKIAGYPYSHCSLASSLMVFDYFKGMTADTQRTAQDAEQKLIEYQRNYFLKKRAPFRRRTSIGQGGYYSFEIDSLARYYENMISAEHFQQKDYRILKDYIDRGIPVLVNVRYTGAVRGLRPGPRGHWMVLRGIDDKYVWVNDPGRSPEMRSKGENICYPIKKQSGNPSYFDGCWTGRFIVVTPGEWIRNSLFAQVGKLPPLEEVTHILPPVVPSAILPQVINQ; encoded by the coding sequence ATGATATCGAGATTGCTTTTGCTTTTTCTTGTGTGGAACGGTGTACAAGCCTATGCACAGGAAGCTCAAAAGTTTGCTCCCAACAACATTCCTGTTCCTTGGTATTCGCAGAAAATAGCGGGATATCCTTATTCGCATTGTTCTCTAGCTTCCTCGTTAATGGTCTTTGATTATTTTAAAGGGATGACGGCTGATACGCAACGCACAGCTCAGGATGCAGAACAGAAACTGATTGAATATCAGCGGAATTACTTTCTGAAAAAGCGCGCTCCTTTCCGTCGTCGCACTTCGATAGGGCAAGGAGGATACTATTCTTTTGAAATTGATTCTTTGGCACGCTATTATGAAAACATGATAAGTGCCGAACATTTCCAGCAGAAAGATTATCGGATATTGAAAGATTATATCGATCGTGGTATACCTGTGCTTGTGAATGTGAGATATACAGGTGCGGTTCGTGGTTTGCGTCCCGGTCCGAGAGGACATTGGATGGTACTTCGCGGTATTGATGACAAATATGTGTGGGTGAATGATCCCGGACGTTCACCGGAGATGCGGAGCAAAGGGGAAAACATCTGTTACCCTATTAAGAAACAGTCGGGCAATCCTTCTTATTTTGATGGTTGCTGGACGGGACGATTTATCGTAGTCACTCCCGGAGAATGGATACGGAACTCCCTGTTTGCACAAGTCGGCAAGCTCCCTCCGTTGGAAGAGGTGACCCATATCCTTCCTCCGGTTGTACCGTCTGCAATTTTGCCGCAGGTTATCAATCAGTAG
- a CDS encoding DUF3990 domain-containing protein yields MKLYHGSLEIVSNPEIRTSNRTLDYGMGFYTTTSFEQAEAWVKRRIKEKNADKGYINEYEFDKGALDKFNSLIFENPTDEWVDFVMANRTNKDFIHSYDIVYGPVANDRVYAAFALYEGGLLDKQTLIAELKVYKLVDQFLFHTKEALRAIVFIEAKEVTL; encoded by the coding sequence ATGAAGCTATATCACGGAAGTTTAGAGATAGTGAGCAATCCGGAAATCCGTACATCCAATCGGACATTGGATTATGGTATGGGATTTTATACTACAACTTCGTTTGAACAAGCTGAAGCCTGGGTTAAGCGTAGGATAAAAGAGAAAAATGCTGATAAAGGGTATATTAATGAATATGAATTTGATAAAGGCGCTTTGGATAAATTCAATAGTTTGATTTTTGAGAATCCAACCGATGAATGGGTCGATTTTGTGATGGCTAATCGTACAAATAAGGATTTTATCCATTCATACGATATTGTATATGGTCCGGTAGCGAATGATAGAGTATATGCCGCTTTTGCTCTTTATGAGGGAGGTTTGCTTGATAAACAAACGTTGATTGCAGAATTGAAAGTTTATAAATTGGTAGATCAATTTTTATTCCATACCAAAGAGGCATTACGAGCAATTGTATTTATTGAAGCAAAGGAGGTGACCTTATGA
- a CDS encoding IMPACT family protein translates to MTAEDTYKTISEPSEGIYTEKRSKFIAIALPVRSLDEIKAHLETYQKKYYDARHVCYAYMLGAARKDFRANDNGEPSGTAGKPILGQINSNELTDILIIVVRYFGGIKLGTSGLIVAYKAAAAEAIAAATIIEKTVDEEVTVMFEYPFMNDMMRIVKEEEPEILNQSYDMDCSMTLRIRRSMMAKLRARLEKVETARILDEKENH, encoded by the coding sequence ATGACTGCTGAAGATACTTATAAAACCATCTCCGAACCCTCTGAAGGTATTTATACGGAAAAGCGAAGCAAGTTTATCGCTATCGCTCTTCCTGTGCGTAGCCTCGATGAAATAAAGGCGCATCTTGAAACGTATCAGAAGAAATACTATGATGCGCGCCATGTGTGTTATGCCTATATGCTCGGAGCGGCACGCAAGGATTTTCGGGCCAATGATAACGGAGAGCCTTCGGGTACTGCAGGAAAACCGATTCTCGGACAAATCAATTCGAACGAGTTGACAGATATATTGATCATTGTAGTCCGTTATTTCGGTGGAATCAAGTTGGGCACAAGCGGATTGATTGTAGCTTACAAGGCTGCTGCTGCCGAAGCCATTGCTGCCGCTACAATCATAGAAAAAACAGTGGACGAGGAAGTGACTGTTATGTTTGAGTATCCTTTTATGAATGATATGATGCGTATCGTGAAGGAAGAAGAACCGGAAATACTCAATCAGTCGTATGATATGGATTGCAGTATGACATTGCGCATTCGTCGTTCGATGATGGCGAAACTGCGTGCCCGGCTGGAAAAGGTAGAAACAGCTCGGATTTTGGATGAAAAAGAAAATCATTGA